Proteins encoded in a region of the Pristis pectinata isolate sPriPec2 chromosome 16, sPriPec2.1.pri, whole genome shotgun sequence genome:
- the pdyn gene encoding LOW QUALITY PROTEIN: proenkephalin-B (The sequence of the model RefSeq protein was modified relative to this genomic sequence to represent the inferred CDS: inserted 2 bases in 2 codons; deleted 5 bases in 4 codons; substituted 1 base at 1 genomic stop codon): MEWSMFVLALSLGSLYTVHGDCVKWCSACNLVLDSSIKPLACTLECEGVVLSTDEWEKCDRALQLYNSEPLGIVDKVLADPVTDEKEVKSLEALTGTQHNGFAKRYGGFMKKVDKSRVYAQALAQENAYQGPNLKYGGLLQKFGEKGCIXLGRGAHRSLQLQWENMQADDDDTPSTEELKRYGGFMKGYGNKRSEELADEENQNVELQKRYGGFMRRXGRPRYKWDNXKRYGGFLRRNFRVSLRSDDGEANDYTEEASDL; the protein is encoded by the exons ATGGAGTGGAGTATGTTTGTTCTGGCGTTGTCGCTTGGTTCGCTTTACACGGTCCACGGTGACTGCGTCAAATGGTGCTCGGCGTGCAACTTGGTCCTGGATAGTTCGATCAAGCCACTG GCATGCACTTTAGAGTGCGAAGGGGTGGTGCTGTCGACTGATGAGTGGGAAAAATGTGACAGGGCACTTCAGTTGTACAACTCTGAGCCTTTGGGTATTGTAGATAAAGTTCTTGCTGACCCAGTAACTGATGAAAAGGAAGTTAAAAGTCTAGAGGCACTTACTGGAACACAGCACAATGGTTTTGCAAAACGCTATGGAGGTTTTATGAAAAAAGTTGACAAGAGCAGAGTTTATGCTCAAGCTTTGGCTCAAGAAAATGCATAT CAAGGACCAAATCTTAAATATGGAGGCTTGCTGCAAAAGTTCGGTGAGAAGGGATGCATCTGACTTGGGAGAGGAGCTCACAGGAGCTTACAACTGCAATGGGAAAATATGCAGGCAGACGATGATGACACTCCCTCAACAGAAGAG CTAAAACGCTATGGAGGATTCATGAAAGGCTATGGC AACAAAAGAAGTGAGGAGCTGGCGGATGAGGAGAATCAAAATGTGGAACTGCAGAAAAGATATGGAGGCTTCATGAGAA ATGGTAGACCAAGATATAAATGGGATA CAAAGAGATATGGCGGTTTCCTGAGACGCAATTTTCGGGTT TCACTGAGGTCAGATGATGGTGAGGCCAATGATTACACTGAAGAAGCTTCAGACTTATAA